The following are encoded together in the Marmota flaviventris isolate mMarFla1 chromosome 18, mMarFla1.hap1, whole genome shotgun sequence genome:
- the Cebpa gene encoding CCAAT/enhancer-binding protein alpha, which yields MESADFYEAEPRPPMSSHLQSPPHAPSSAAFGFPRGAGPAQPPAPPAAPEPLGGICEHETSIDISAYIDPAAFNDEFLADLFQHSRQQEKAKAAAAPASGSGEFDYPGAPVGPGGAVMSGGAHGPPPGYGCAAAGYLDGRLEPLYERVGAPALRPLVIKQEPREEDEAKQLALAGLFPYQPPPPPPPPHPHPPPAHLAAPHLQFQIAHCGQTTMHLQPGHPTPPPTPVPSPHPAPALGAAGLPGPGGALKGLPAAHPDLRAGGGGGGGGAGKAKKSVDKNSNEYRVRRERNNIAVRKSRDKAKQRNVETQQKVLELTSDNDRLRKRVEQLSRELDTLRGIFRQLPESSLVKAMGNCA from the coding sequence ATGGAGTCGGCCGACTTCTACGAGGCGGAGCCGCGGCCCCCGATGAGCAGCCACCTCCAGAGCCCCCCGCACGCGCCCAGCAGCGCCGCCTTCGGCTTTCCCCGGGGCGCGGGCCCTGCGCAGCCCCCTGCCCCACCTGCCGCCCCGGAGCCGCTGGGCGGCATCTGCGAACACGAGACGTCCATCGACATCAGCGCCTACATCGACCCGGCCGCCTTCAACGACGAGTTTCTGGCCGACCTGTTTCAGCACAGCCGGCAGCAGGAGAAGGCCAAGGCGGCCGCGGCCCCCGCGAGCGGCAGCGGCGAATTTGACTACCCGGGCGCCCCGGTGGGTCCCGGAGGCGCCGTCATGTCCGGGGGTGCGCACGGCCCCCCTCCCGGCTACGGCTGCGCGGCGGCCGGCTACCTGGACGGCAGGCTGGAGCCCCTGTACGAGCGCGTCGGGGCACCGGCGCTGCGGCCGCTGGTGATCAAGCAGGAGCCCCGCGAGGAGGACGAGGCGAAGCAGCTGGCGCTGGCCGGCCTCTTCCCCTACcagccgccaccgccgccgccgccgccacacCCGCACCCGCCGCCTGCGCACCTGGCCGCCCCGCACCTGCAGTTCCAGATCGCGCACTGCGGCCAGACCACCATGCACCTGCAGCCTGGCCACCCCACGCCGCCGCCCACGCCCGTGCCCAGCCCGCACCCAGCGCCAGCGCTCGGCGCCGCTGGCCTCCCGGGCCCTGGCGGCGCGCTCAAGGGGCTGCCAGCTGCGCACCCTGACCTccgcgcgggcggcggcggcggcggcggcggcgcgggcaAGGCCAAGAAGTCGGTGGACAAGAACAGCAACGAGTACCGGGTGCGGCGCGAGCGCAACAACATCGCGGTGCGCAAGAGCCGCGACAAGGCTAAGCAGCGCAACGTGGAGACGCAGCAGAAAGTGCTAGAGCTGACCAGTGACAATGACCGCCTGCGCAAGCGGGTGGAACAGCTGAGCCGGGAACTGGACACGCTGCGGGGCATCTTCCGCCAGCTGCCAGAGAGCTCTTTGGTCAAGGCCATGGGCAACTGCGCGTGA